Proteins encoded within one genomic window of Flavobacterium sp. NG2:
- a CDS encoding formimidoylglutamase: MEFEFLQPLSSDIERWIQGLSFQQLGSKVVFHTKDQFPDIDKVTIAVIGVLDNRGSKKAISDVDLVPIRKELYSMFPGNWDATIADLGDIVAGNTIEDTYFALRKVAATLIKNKIVPIIIGGSQDLTYALYRAYDELEQMVNLVSIDNQFDFGKDEESISASSYLTKIIVDEPNNLFNYCNIGYQTYYNSQEEIDLIEKLFFDGYRLGEMSNNIALAEPVFRDADIVSLDLNAVKSSDSGNFITFAPNGFNGKEICSLSRYAGISDKVTMFGLFNHNNSPQEAVLIAQIIWYFIEGFHYRSNEYPFGSRENYIKFIVPIDEEILIFYKSDKTDRWWIEIPFVLNGNNKLKRNTLLPCSYEEYLGACNQELPERWWKALRKNVV, encoded by the coding sequence ATGGAATTTGAGTTTTTACAGCCGCTAAGTAGCGATATAGAGCGTTGGATACAGGGACTTTCTTTTCAGCAATTAGGAAGTAAAGTTGTTTTTCATACAAAAGATCAATTTCCTGATATTGATAAAGTAACTATAGCTGTTATTGGAGTTTTGGATAATAGAGGTAGTAAAAAAGCTATTTCGGATGTTGATTTAGTTCCTATTCGTAAAGAATTGTATAGTATGTTTCCTGGTAATTGGGATGCTACTATCGCTGATTTAGGTGATATTGTTGCAGGTAATACAATTGAGGATACCTATTTTGCTTTACGTAAAGTGGCGGCTACTTTAATTAAGAATAAAATAGTTCCCATAATTATTGGTGGTTCTCAAGATTTGACTTATGCTTTGTATAGGGCTTATGATGAATTAGAGCAAATGGTTAATTTGGTTTCTATTGATAATCAGTTTGATTTTGGAAAAGATGAAGAGTCGATTTCGGCTTCGTCTTATTTGACTAAAATTATTGTCGATGAGCCTAATAATCTTTTTAATTATTGTAATATTGGATATCAAACTTATTATAATTCACAGGAAGAAATAGACTTAATTGAAAAATTGTTTTTCGATGGTTATCGATTAGGTGAAATGTCTAATAATATTGCCCTAGCAGAGCCAGTATTTAGAGATGCGGATATTGTTAGTTTGGATTTAAATGCTGTAAAATCATCAGATTCGGGTAATTTTATAACTTTTGCACCTAATGGATTTAATGGTAAAGAAATTTGTTCTTTGTCAAGGTATGCTGGGATTAGTGATAAAGTAACTATGTTTGGATTGTTTAATCACAATAATTCGCCTCAAGAAGCCGTTTTAATAGCACAAATTATTTGGTATTTTATTGAAGGTTTTCATTATCGTTCGAATGAATATCCTTTTGGAAGTAGAGAAAATTATATCAAGTTTATCGTTCCGATTGATGAAGAAATTTTAATTTTTTATAAAAGCGATAAAACTGACAGATGGTGGATAGAAATTCCATTTGTTTTAAATGGAAATAATAAACTGAAAAGAAATACGTTATTACCTTGTTCTTATGAAGAATATTTGGGAGCTTGTAATCAAGAATTACCCGAGAGATGGTGGAAGGCTCTTCGTAAAAATGTAGTTTAA